In Phaeobacter porticola, one DNA window encodes the following:
- the mfd gene encoding transcription-repair coupling factor: MAQRAITASGAPEGFDARLILKEAASTNAPVVHVARDDKRMEAMRAALAFFAPDMPIISFPGWDCLPYDRVSPNADIAAARMATLAALVHQMPGQFVLLTTLNAATQRVPARQVLKDAAFTAEVDRRIDEKALRNYLTRMGFTKSPTVMEPGDFAVRGGIIDIFPPGQSGPVRLDLFGDVLDGARRFDPATQRTTEKLTLIELAPVSEVILDEAAVTRFRQNYRIEFGAAGTDDPLYEAVSAGRKYQGLEHWLPFFHDQLETLFDYLPGATVTLDDQVTPARLSRWDSIVDQYETRKIAMAQKGRIDTVYKPVPPGLLYLDDTAWEAAIGHHRMIQFHPLPQATGPGVIDAGGRIGRNFSPERQLENISLFSALADHIKVRMQVGPVVVASYSEGARERLTGLIEDEGLAEVIPVKDGTRIGKSGLHLAVWALEHGFETDDLTVISEQDVLGDRLIRAPKKRRKAENFLTETQSLSPGDLVVHVDHGIGRYKGLEVVTAAGAAHECILLEYAESSKLYLPVENIELLSKYGHDEGLLDRLGGGAWQAKKAKLKERIREMADRLIRVAAERALRKAPMMDPPPHAWEEFSARFPYQETDDQLRAIEDVMTDLQSGAPMDRLICGDVGFGKTEVAMRAAFIAAMSGVQVAIVAPTTLLARQHAAAFVQRFRGFPLEVRQLSRFVTAKEAAKTRDGIARGTVDIVVGTHALLAKSVRFQNLGLLIIDEEQHFGVAHKERLKQMRSDIHVLTLTATPIPRTLQLSLTGVRDLSIIGTPPVDRLAIRTYVSEFDAVTIREALLREHYRGGQAFYVVPRITDLPDVEAFLQEQLPELSYVVAHGQLAAGDLDDRMNAFYDGKFDVLLATTIVESGLDIPTANTMVVHRADMFGLAQLYQVRGRVGRSKTRAYAYLTTKPRVRLTPGAEKRLRVLGSLDTLGAGFSLASQDLDIRGAGNLLGEEQSGQMRDVGYELYQSMLEEAIAKIKSGELNGLPGSDDQWAPQINLGVPVLIPENYVPDLDVRLGLYRRLSDLTTKVELEGFAAELIDRFGSLPKEVNTLMLVVRIKAMCKRAGIAKLDGGPKGATIQFHNDKFASPQGLVEFIQAQDGLAKVKDNKIVVRRDWKKDSDKIKGAFAIARDLAEKVVAEKKKAKAKNT; encoded by the coding sequence ATGGCGCAACGGGCAATCACCGCAAGTGGGGCACCTGAGGGGTTTGATGCGCGGCTGATCCTCAAAGAGGCGGCGAGCACTAATGCGCCCGTGGTGCATGTGGCACGTGACGACAAGCGGATGGAGGCCATGCGGGCGGCGTTGGCATTTTTCGCGCCGGATATGCCCATTATCAGCTTTCCTGGCTGGGATTGTCTGCCGTATGACCGTGTATCGCCCAATGCCGATATTGCGGCGGCGCGTATGGCGACGCTGGCCGCGCTGGTGCATCAAATGCCGGGGCAGTTTGTGCTGCTGACCACGCTGAACGCAGCGACCCAACGGGTGCCTGCGCGACAAGTGCTGAAGGACGCGGCCTTTACCGCTGAAGTCGACCGCCGGATTGATGAAAAAGCACTGCGGAACTATCTGACCCGTATGGGTTTCACCAAAAGCCCAACAGTTATGGAACCTGGTGATTTTGCCGTCCGTGGTGGCATTATCGATATTTTTCCACCTGGTCAGAGCGGTCCGGTGCGGCTGGATTTGTTTGGCGATGTTCTGGATGGCGCGCGCCGGTTCGATCCGGCAACTCAGCGCACCACCGAAAAGCTGACCCTGATTGAGCTGGCGCCAGTGTCCGAGGTGATTCTGGACGAGGCCGCCGTTACCCGGTTCCGGCAAAACTACCGGATCGAGTTCGGCGCGGCCGGCACCGATGACCCGCTATACGAGGCCGTGTCGGCTGGACGAAAATACCAAGGGTTAGAGCATTGGTTGCCATTCTTTCACGACCAGCTGGAAACGCTGTTTGACTATCTGCCCGGCGCCACGGTGACGCTGGACGATCAGGTGACACCAGCACGGCTGTCGCGTTGGGACAGCATCGTTGACCAATATGAAACGCGCAAGATCGCAATGGCGCAAAAAGGCCGGATTGATACGGTTTACAAACCTGTTCCGCCAGGGTTGCTCTACCTTGATGACACCGCCTGGGAGGCGGCTATTGGTCACCACCGCATGATTCAGTTCCACCCCTTGCCACAGGCAACCGGACCAGGCGTGATTGACGCAGGTGGGCGCATCGGACGCAATTTCTCACCCGAACGCCAGTTGGAAAACATAAGTTTGTTCAGTGCATTGGCTGATCATATTAAGGTTCGAATGCAAGTCGGTCCGGTGGTAGTTGCCTCTTATTCTGAGGGCGCGCGGGAACGGCTGACTGGATTGATCGAGGATGAAGGCCTGGCCGAGGTGATCCCGGTAAAAGATGGCACGAGGATTGGAAAATCCGGCCTGCACCTGGCAGTCTGGGCGCTGGAACATGGGTTTGAGACTGATGATCTGACAGTGATTTCGGAACAGGACGTTCTGGGCGACCGGTTGATCCGCGCACCAAAGAAACGGCGTAAAGCTGAGAATTTCCTGACCGAAACGCAATCCCTCAGCCCTGGTGATCTGGTGGTGCATGTTGACCACGGGATTGGCCGCTACAAGGGGTTGGAGGTCGTCACCGCAGCGGGGGCCGCGCATGAGTGTATCCTGCTGGAATACGCTGAATCTTCAAAGCTGTACCTCCCGGTTGAAAATATCGAGCTGTTGTCGAAATACGGCCATGATGAGGGCCTGCTGGATCGACTGGGCGGCGGTGCATGGCAGGCCAAAAAAGCCAAGCTGAAGGAACGTATTCGCGAGATGGCGGATCGGTTGATCCGCGTGGCCGCTGAACGTGCATTGCGCAAAGCGCCGATGATGGATCCGCCTCCTCATGCATGGGAAGAGTTTTCGGCCCGGTTCCCCTATCAGGAGACCGATGACCAGTTGCGTGCCATCGAAGACGTGATGACGGATCTGCAATCGGGTGCACCGATGGATCGGCTGATCTGCGGAGATGTGGGTTTCGGCAAGACCGAAGTCGCGATGCGCGCGGCCTTTATCGCGGCTATGTCGGGTGTGCAGGTTGCGATTGTCGCGCCGACCACGCTGTTGGCGCGACAGCACGCAGCGGCTTTTGTACAGCGGTTTCGTGGGTTTCCTTTGGAAGTCAGACAGTTGTCACGCTTTGTTACAGCAAAAGAGGCCGCTAAAACCCGTGATGGTATTGCCAGAGGCACAGTTGATATCGTGGTCGGCACCCACGCGCTATTGGCAAAATCGGTGCGGTTCCAGAACCTAGGCCTGCTGATCATCGACGAAGAACAGCATTTCGGCGTCGCACATAAAGAGCGGCTAAAGCAAATGCGCAGCGATATTCATGTGCTGACTCTGACCGCCACGCCGATCCCGAGAACGCTTCAGTTGAGCCTCACCGGTGTACGGGATCTGTCGATCATTGGCACGCCGCCTGTGGATCGTCTGGCAATCCGCACCTATGTAAGCGAATTCGATGCCGTCACCATTCGCGAGGCGCTGTTGCGCGAACATTATCGTGGCGGGCAAGCCTTTTATGTGGTGCCGCGGATCACGGATTTGCCGGATGTGGAGGCCTTCTTGCAGGAACAGTTGCCCGAGCTCAGCTATGTCGTGGCCCATGGCCAGCTGGCGGCCGGGGATCTGGATGATCGGATGAATGCCTTTTACGATGGCAAATTCGACGTTCTTCTGGCGACCACAATTGTGGAGTCGGGTCTTGATATTCCTACCGCGAACACGATGGTTGTGCACCGGGCCGACATGTTTGGTCTGGCGCAGCTTTATCAGGTGAGAGGCCGGGTGGGTCGCTCCAAGACGCGGGCCTATGCTTATTTGACGACCAAACCGCGCGTACGTCTGACACCGGGGGCCGAAAAGCGGTTACGGGTCTTAGGGTCACTGGATACGCTTGGGGCCGGGTTCTCGCTGGCCTCGCAGGATCTTGATATTCGTGGTGCCGGCAATCTTCTTGGGGAAGAGCAGTCCGGTCAGATGCGTGATGTGGGTTATGAGCTTTATCAATCCATGTTGGAGGAAGCGATTGCCAAGATCAAATCTGGCGAGCTGAACGGTCTACCAGGAAGCGACGACCAATGGGCACCGCAGATCAATCTTGGCGTACCAGTGTTGATTCCAGAAAATTATGTGCCTGATCTGGACGTACGTCTGGGTCTGTATCGACGGCTCTCTGATCTGACGACCAAGGTGGAGCTTGAGGGCTTTGCCGCCGAACTGATTGACCGGTTTGGCAGCTTGCCAAAGGAAGTGAACACCCTGATGCTGGTGGTGCGGATCAAAGCGATGTGTAAACGCGCTGGTATCGCCAAGCTGGACGGCGGTCCGAAGGGGGCAACAATCCAGTTCCACAACGATAAATTTGCTTCACCGCAGGGGTTGGTTGAATTCATTCAGGCGCAGGACGGTCTGGCCAAGGTAAAAGACAACAAAATCGTTGTGCGCCGTGACTGGAAAAAGGACAGTGACAAGATCAAGGGCGCCTTTGCCATCGCACGTGATCTGGCGGAAAAGGTCGTCGCCGAGAAAAAGAAGGCCAAAGCTAAAAACACCTGA
- a CDS encoding multidrug effflux MFS transporter, giving the protein MTTDTQHAMSKAEFIALIAMMFATIAFSIDAMLPALPEIGKTLSPGDVNRAQLVIAAFVFGMGVGTFFTGPLSDAFGRRPVIFAGAALYIASAFLAWISSSLELLLISRVTMGLGAAGPRVVALAIVRDLYSGREMAKMMSIAMMIFTLVPAVAPMLGAGIIAVTSWRGIFLAFALFAIIIVLWMGLRLPEPLARENRRPFRLPLLLGAVTEMVTHRSVRLSIMVQTLCLGMLFCMITLVQPVFDVVFDRAESFPYWFGFVALMSGTGSLINASVVVRIGMRRMVTWALCGQIILATIMLLAGTMDLPLAIKFGMFVAWQTSVFFMAGLTMGNLNAMAMEPMGHIAGMAASVTGAISTVCAALIAAPVGLLFDGSVVPLTAAILLMSVCGFGLMLHMARVENRLAAE; this is encoded by the coding sequence ATGACGACAGATACACAACACGCCATGTCAAAGGCGGAATTCATCGCATTGATTGCGATGATGTTTGCGACAATTGCTTTTTCCATCGACGCCATGTTGCCGGCGCTGCCCGAGATTGGCAAAACCCTAAGCCCTGGTGACGTCAACCGCGCTCAGCTGGTGATCGCCGCCTTTGTCTTTGGCATGGGCGTAGGCACGTTTTTCACTGGGCCACTCTCTGATGCCTTTGGCCGCCGCCCGGTTATTTTTGCCGGGGCCGCGCTTTATATTGCATCAGCCTTTCTGGCTTGGATCAGTTCTTCGCTTGAGCTGCTGCTGATCAGCCGGGTGACAATGGGCCTGGGCGCTGCTGGCCCTCGGGTTGTGGCGCTTGCGATCGTGCGCGATCTCTATTCTGGCCGGGAAATGGCCAAGATGATGTCGATCGCAATGATGATTTTCACTCTGGTTCCTGCCGTGGCCCCCATGCTGGGCGCAGGCATCATTGCCGTAACCAGCTGGCGTGGCATCTTTCTTGCCTTTGCCCTGTTTGCCATCATCATCGTCTTGTGGATGGGGCTCCGCCTGCCAGAGCCGCTGGCGCGCGAGAACCGCCGCCCGTTCCGCCTGCCCTTGTTGTTGGGTGCCGTGACCGAAATGGTGACCCATCGCAGTGTACGCCTGTCAATCATGGTGCAGACCCTGTGCCTTGGCATGTTGTTTTGCATGATCACACTGGTACAGCCGGTCTTCGATGTTGTTTTCGACCGGGCCGAAAGCTTTCCGTATTGGTTTGGCTTTGTCGCGCTGATGTCTGGCACCGGCAGTCTGATCAACGCATCGGTTGTGGTACGGATCGGCATGCGTCGTATGGTGACTTGGGCACTATGTGGCCAGATCATTCTGGCCACCATCATGCTGCTAGCTGGCACGATGGATTTGCCGCTGGCCATCAAGTTCGGAATGTTCGTCGCCTGGCAGACCAGCGTGTTTTTCATGGCAGGCCTGACTATGGGCAATCTCAATGCTATGGCCATGGAGCCGATGGGCCATATCGCGGGCATGGCGGCCTCTGTCACTGGTGCTATTTCAACGGTTTGTGCAGCGTTAATCGCAGCACCTGTGGGGCTGCTGTTTGATGGCTCAGTTGTGCCGCTCACTGCCGCGATCCTGTTGATGTCGGTATGTGGATTTGGCCTGATGCTGCACATGGCACGGGTGGAAAACCGGCTCGCCGCCGAATAA
- a CDS encoding DsbA family oxidoreductase, protein MSVVKLDILSDPICPWCYIGKAHLDKALAEVSDHPFVIEWHPFQLNPDMSRDGMDRRAYLEGKFGGKDGAVQAYAPVVEHANAAGLQINFEAMERTPNTLDAHRLIHWAGIEGKQSTVVDALFNAYFVQAKDIGNAEILSDIAASAGMDRDVTLRLLSGDTDAQEIQDRDAHSRKMGVTSVPTFIVANQHAVPGAQPPEMWKQIIADIQKQLKDDNGTTDS, encoded by the coding sequence ATGAGCGTCGTAAAGCTTGATATCTTGTCGGACCCGATCTGCCCCTGGTGCTATATCGGCAAAGCCCATCTGGATAAGGCCCTGGCCGAAGTCAGCGATCATCCCTTTGTAATCGAATGGCACCCCTTCCAGCTAAACCCGGATATGTCACGCGACGGCATGGACAGACGCGCCTACCTGGAAGGTAAATTCGGCGGCAAAGACGGCGCGGTGCAGGCTTATGCACCGGTTGTGGAACACGCCAATGCAGCCGGGCTTCAGATCAATTTCGAGGCAATGGAGCGCACGCCGAATACGCTTGATGCGCATCGTCTGATCCATTGGGCTGGGATAGAAGGCAAGCAAAGCACTGTGGTGGACGCATTGTTTAATGCCTATTTCGTGCAAGCAAAGGACATCGGCAACGCCGAAATCCTGAGCGATATCGCCGCCAGCGCCGGGATGGACCGAGACGTCACTCTGCGGCTTCTGTCCGGCGATACTGACGCCCAAGAGATCCAGGACCGCGATGCCCATTCGCGCAAGATGGGTGTCACATCAGTGCCGACATTTATCGTGGCCAACCAGCACGCCGTCCCCGGCGCGCAGCCACCCGAGATGTGGAAGCAGATCATCGCCGACATCCAAAAGCAGCTGAAAGATGACAATGGCACGACGGACAGCTAA
- a CDS encoding helix-turn-helix domain-containing protein gives MEIDITSQLSALAHPNRLALFRLLMRRYPDAVPAGEIASALAQKSNTVSTYLSTLTAAGLIHSHRQGTSLLYQAHLDGLRGLFDDLLSDCCHNRPDVCPPTKHAEAIRPTVERPLNVLFICTGNSARSVMAEAILDKEGGGRFRAYSAGSHPARAPQPEVIALLQAKGHETSGLRSKDLLEFSTPGAAQMDFIFTVCDHAANEECPAWPGQPMSAHWGLADPVKASGTEAERHLAFHQTYGLLRNRIRAFASLPFETLNSLSLQHRLDDIGRSSSSE, from the coding sequence ATGGAAATAGATATCACATCTCAGCTGTCAGCCCTTGCGCACCCCAATCGGCTGGCCTTGTTTCGCCTGCTGATGCGGCGGTATCCGGATGCGGTCCCTGCGGGTGAGATCGCCTCTGCATTGGCACAAAAGTCCAATACCGTCTCGACATATCTCTCAACGTTGACTGCCGCTGGGCTGATCCATTCGCACAGGCAAGGGACCTCGCTGCTCTATCAGGCACATCTTGACGGGCTACGTGGACTGTTTGACGACCTTCTGTCTGACTGCTGCCACAACCGCCCGGACGTCTGCCCCCCCACAAAACATGCCGAAGCGATCAGGCCCACCGTCGAACGCCCCCTAAATGTCCTGTTCATTTGCACGGGCAATTCGGCACGGTCAGTGATGGCCGAGGCTATACTGGACAAAGAAGGCGGCGGCAGGTTTCGCGCCTATTCCGCGGGCAGCCACCCCGCGCGCGCGCCGCAGCCAGAGGTCATCGCGCTATTACAGGCAAAAGGTCATGAGACAAGCGGATTGCGGTCAAAGGATCTTCTTGAATTTTCGACCCCTGGCGCGGCTCAGATGGATTTCATCTTTACCGTCTGTGATCATGCCGCAAATGAAGAATGCCCTGCCTGGCCCGGACAGCCGATGAGCGCCCATTGGGGGCTTGCTGATCCGGTCAAGGCCAGCGGCACGGAGGCAGAGCGACATCTCGCATTTCATCAGACCTATGGGCTGTTGCGCAATCGGATCCGTGCCTTTGCATCGTTGCCCTTTGAAACACTCAACAGCCTGTCATTGCAGCATCGCCTGGATGATATCGGTCGCAGCTCTTCCTCTGAATAA
- a CDS encoding class I adenylate-forming enzyme family protein has product MQSLFDNGPFVPCPTPFNLAAHVLNQGAAGHLAEPKRPALSVLGPHGSQDWAYTELRAAVRGTGTGLLAAGLEPGDRVLLRLGNTPIFPIAYLGAIAVGLVPIPTSAQLTEPEVRRMMDELSPAAVLRDDGIACPSHPREITGDSLRDMQSAPPCDFAFGPPDRPAYIVYTSGTGGNPRAVVHAHRAIWARQMMIRHWYDLRPNDRLLHAGAFNWTFTLGTGLMDPWSLGATALIPEDGTAITALPALLKHHRASQFAAAPGVYRKMLLSDTSLDLPDLRHGLCAGEKLSETLATQWQMATGTRLYEAFGMSECSTFISATPGQVQTPGTLGRPQPGRRVAILGKNGQPVPRNMPGVIAVDRQDPGLMLGYHGAPDATDARIHNRWFLTGDQGEMTDDGQIRYLGRNDDMMNAGGYRVSPLEVETALAPHPDLIQIAVAAVEIKADTQIIVAFYTSAKDVSTEALFAFAKTRLARYKQPRAYQRLEVLPTGANGKLLRRALPDCYKGHQT; this is encoded by the coding sequence ATGCAGTCCCTCTTTGACAACGGCCCCTTTGTGCCCTGCCCCACGCCGTTCAATCTGGCGGCCCATGTACTCAATCAGGGCGCAGCTGGCCACCTGGCCGAACCGAAGCGGCCGGCCCTATCGGTGCTTGGCCCGCATGGGTCACAAGACTGGGCCTATACTGAATTGCGCGCCGCCGTCAGGGGCACGGGAACAGGCCTATTGGCCGCGGGTCTGGAACCGGGTGACCGTGTGCTTCTGCGACTTGGCAACACGCCCATCTTTCCGATTGCCTATCTTGGTGCCATCGCTGTCGGGCTGGTGCCGATCCCGACCTCTGCGCAGCTGACCGAACCCGAAGTCCGACGGATGATGGATGAGCTGTCACCAGCAGCTGTCCTGCGTGACGATGGCATCGCCTGTCCGTCGCATCCACGCGAGATAACCGGCGACTCACTTCGGGATATGCAAAGCGCGCCGCCTTGCGATTTTGCGTTTGGCCCACCAGATCGACCGGCTTACATCGTCTACACCTCTGGCACCGGCGGAAATCCGCGCGCCGTGGTCCACGCTCATCGCGCGATCTGGGCGCGGCAGATGATGATCCGCCACTGGTATGATCTGAGGCCTAACGACAGGCTGCTGCACGCTGGCGCCTTCAACTGGACCTTCACACTTGGCACCGGATTGATGGACCCGTGGAGCTTGGGCGCAACGGCACTGATCCCGGAGGATGGTACAGCGATCACAGCGCTACCGGCTCTGCTGAAACACCACCGCGCCAGCCAGTTTGCCGCCGCTCCCGGCGTCTACCGTAAGATGCTGTTGTCCGATACGTCACTGGACCTACCAGACCTGCGTCATGGGCTTTGCGCTGGTGAGAAGCTCTCGGAGACATTGGCAACACAATGGCAGATGGCCACCGGCACACGGCTCTATGAGGCCTTTGGCATGTCGGAATGCTCCACCTTCATCTCGGCGACGCCGGGACAGGTACAGACCCCCGGCACCCTTGGCAGGCCACAGCCCGGCCGTCGCGTTGCGATCCTGGGAAAGAATGGCCAACCCGTGCCACGTAATATGCCAGGCGTTATCGCCGTTGACCGACAGGATCCGGGGCTAATGCTTGGGTATCACGGCGCGCCAGACGCAACAGACGCCCGAATACATAATCGCTGGTTCCTGACCGGGGATCAGGGCGAGATGACCGACGATGGGCAGATCCGTTACCTTGGGCGGAACGATGACATGATGAACGCCGGCGGGTACCGGGTGTCGCCGCTGGAGGTGGAAACCGCGTTGGCCCCGCATCCTGATCTGATACAGATCGCGGTCGCAGCGGTTGAGATCAAAGCCGACACCCAGATTATCGTCGCGTTCTACACCAGTGCCAAAGATGTGAGCACAGAGGCGCTTTTCGCTTTTGCCAAGACACGGTTGGCGCGCTACAAGCAGCCCCGCGCCTATCAGCGGCTTGAGGTGCTGCCCACCGGCGCCAATGGCAAATTGCTGCGCCGCGCCCTGCCCGATTGCTACAAAGGACACCAAACATGA
- a CDS encoding arsenate reductase ArsC encodes MNILILCTGNSARSILLETLLNTHGAGRLRAYSAGSQPAGKVHPQSLVLLTEKGHDASTARSKSWDEFSAEGAPEMDIVITVCASAAGETCPIWPGIPIRAHWGVDDPAAAAEPDWDNAFRTAYDRLDCRAKAFLALPVETMDRDTLSAELARIGDLP; translated from the coding sequence ATGAATATTCTCATTCTTTGCACCGGTAATTCGGCGCGCTCAATCCTGTTGGAAACACTCCTGAATACCCATGGCGCCGGGCGCCTGCGGGCCTATTCCGCAGGCTCGCAGCCCGCAGGCAAGGTGCATCCGCAATCCTTGGTTCTTCTGACCGAGAAAGGTCATGACGCCAGCACTGCCCGATCCAAAAGCTGGGATGAATTCAGCGCTGAGGGCGCGCCGGAAATGGACATTGTGATCACCGTCTGCGCATCAGCCGCCGGTGAAACCTGCCCGATCTGGCCAGGCATACCAATCCGCGCCCATTGGGGGGTGGACGATCCTGCCGCCGCTGCTGAACCCGACTGGGATAACGCCTTTCGCACCGCCTACGACCGGCTGGATTGCCGCGCGAAGGCCTTTCTCGCGCTGCCGGTGGAAACAATGGATCGTGATACGCTCAGCGCAGAACTGGCCCGAATTGGAGACCTGCCATGA
- a CDS encoding helix-turn-helix domain-containing protein yields the protein MSSRDPKSLITIARASGDAADTEPLDLGARVRELRKARDWTLEHAANQAGLARSTLSKIENGQMSPTYEALKKLAVGLQISVPQLFTQPQRDQVNGRLTVTKTGQGSAHATATYEHELLADSLTRKQMLPYRARVRARSMDEFEGWVRHDGEEFLYVLTGIVQLYTEFYEPIEMRRGDSAYYDAAMGHNVISLSDEDATILWVTSLA from the coding sequence ATGAGCTCTCGTGATCCCAAATCGCTTATCACTATTGCCCGTGCGTCGGGCGATGCCGCGGACACCGAGCCGCTTGATCTGGGTGCGCGCGTGCGCGAATTGCGCAAGGCGCGAGACTGGACGCTGGAGCACGCGGCCAATCAGGCGGGGCTGGCAAGATCGACCCTGTCCAAGATTGAAAATGGCCAGATGTCACCGACTTACGAGGCATTGAAGAAGCTGGCAGTGGGCTTGCAAATCTCTGTTCCACAGTTGTTTACCCAGCCACAGCGCGATCAGGTCAATGGCCGTTTGACGGTGACAAAGACCGGTCAGGGATCCGCCCATGCCACCGCGACATATGAGCATGAGCTGTTGGCCGACAGTCTCACACGCAAGCAGATGTTGCCGTATCGTGCCCGTGTCCGGGCACGGTCGATGGATGAATTCGAAGGGTGGGTACGGCACGATGGTGAGGAATTCCTGTACGTGCTGACAGGGATTGTCCAGCTCTATACCGAGTTCTATGAGCCGATCGAAATGCGACGCGGCGACAGCGCTTACTACGACGCAGCCATGGGTCATAATGTGATTTCGCTTAGCGACGAAGATGCCACCATCCTTTGGGTGACATCGCTTGCCTGA
- a CDS encoding aquaporin, which produces MTTQKLIAEGLGTCFLLIGVVGSGIMAEALSGGNIALALLANAVATGAMLYVIITTLGPISGAHFNPAVTLAFALRGEHSWRAVPPYVVAQIVGGIFGVWASHIMFDLSILQTSATMHRTGVAQWFSEIVATFGLLFVIFGGLRSRPDAVPPLVAFYITGAYWFTSSTSFANPAVTIARGFSDTFAGIYPGHILMFIVMQIVGVGLAHLLLPRLFTPPQG; this is translated from the coding sequence ATGACCACACAGAAACTGATAGCCGAAGGGTTGGGTACCTGTTTCCTGCTGATCGGCGTCGTCGGCTCTGGCATCATGGCCGAGGCCCTGTCGGGCGGTAATATTGCGCTGGCGCTGCTGGCAAATGCCGTGGCCACGGGCGCGATGCTTTATGTGATCATCACCACGCTGGGGCCGATTTCTGGCGCCCATTTCAACCCGGCGGTGACCCTGGCCTTTGCCTTGCGCGGAGAACACAGCTGGCGCGCGGTGCCGCCCTACGTTGTTGCACAGATCGTAGGTGGCATTTTTGGGGTCTGGGCGAGCCATATCATGTTCGACCTGTCAATCCTGCAAACCTCTGCGACCATGCACCGGACCGGCGTTGCCCAGTGGTTCTCGGAGATCGTTGCGACCTTTGGCCTGTTGTTTGTGATCTTTGGTGGGTTGCGGTCGCGCCCCGATGCCGTCCCCCCGCTTGTCGCGTTTTACATCACGGGCGCCTATTGGTTCACCTCCTCGACCAGTTTTGCCAACCCGGCCGTGACCATTGCGCGTGGGTTCAGCGACACATTTGCGGGAATCTACCCCGGTCATATCCTGATGTTCATCGTGATGCAGATTGTCGGAGTCGGACTGGCGCATCTGCTGCTACCGCGTCTGTTCACCCCACCCCAAGGCTGA